CCCTTCGACCCGGAGTTGCGCAGGCTCCTCGTGCGGCTGTGCCAGGATAGCCGGATCGCCCCGGAAACGCTGGCCGATGCCGAGCGCCAGCTCTGCGATCGCTACGCGGACGCCGTTCAGCAGCTGCTGTCTTCCCTGTCGCTTTCCGGCACCGACGTGGTCGCCATCGGTAATCACGGTCAGACCATACGCCACCTGCCAAATCAGCACTTCAGCTGGCAGATTGGTAACCCCGCCCGGCTCGCAGCGCTCTGCAATCTGCCCGTGGTGGCTGACTTTCGCAGCGGCGACATGGCTCGGGGCGGGCAGGGTGCGCCACTGGCCCCTGCCTTCCATGCCGCCTTCTTCGGGCACCCCGAGGAATGTCGCCTGGTGGTAAATCTGGGCGGTATCGCCAATGTTTCCCTGCTTCGCCCGAACCATGCCCCAGTCGGTTGGGACACCGGCCCGGCCAACACCCTGCTGGACGCCTGGTACCAAAGGCATCATGAAACCGCCAACTGGGATCCCGAAGGCCAGTGGGCGGCCAGCGGCGAGAGCCGGGCTGAATTACTGGAACGCTTGCTGGGCGACCCTTATTTTCAGCAGGCGCCTCCCAAGAGCACCGGGCCCGAACACTTCAATCTCGCCTGGCTGGCCCAGCACGCACCCGCCGCAATGAATGAGATGGGAGCCGCTGATGTTCAGGCAACGCTCGTCGAACTCAGCGTTCAACCGATAGCGGCCATTGCCCGAGCGAATCGTGTTGACCGGGTCATCGTCTGCGGCGGCGGAACCCACAACCGTACCCTGA
The genomic region above belongs to Natronospira bacteriovora and contains:
- a CDS encoding anhydro-N-acetylmuramic acid kinase, which encodes MANHRFIGLMSGTSLDGVDACLVDFGSNSATMLGCHHRPFDPELRRLLVRLCQDSRIAPETLADAERQLCDRYADAVQQLLSSLSLSGTDVVAIGNHGQTIRHLPNQHFSWQIGNPARLAALCNLPVVADFRSGDMARGGQGAPLAPAFHAAFFGHPEECRLVVNLGGIANVSLLRPNHAPVGWDTGPANTLLDAWYQRHHETANWDPEGQWAASGESRAELLERLLGDPYFQQAPPKSTGPEHFNLAWLAQHAPAAMNEMGAADVQATLVELSVQPIAAIARANRVDRVIVCGGGTHNRTLMTRLQHDLGNVPLESSQVHGLDPDHVESAGFAWLAQQRWCQQAVPLTAVTGADRDGILGGLWLP